atcaatataaaaaatCTTGCAGTTAAGTTTATTTGAAGAAATGGGTTTCAAAGTAGATACTGAGAGCCCCATTTACAAGCGCTTCCGTTTGAAAATATTGGGTGGGTTTTTCATCTCTCTTTGGATTAATGTTAGAGCAATAGATGCCTTTTGCTTTTGTGTTGCTTCTTACTTTTGTCCATTTTGGCTCTATCATGGATTTGATTGTGCTTATCAATTCTTTTGTAGTTGCTAAACAAGTTGAAGTTATGGCATGTGTTATATGTTTGTTGAACAAATCCATGCACGTATATGGCACATATTTGTTTTAAGTACATTTCAATATGATGCATGTTCCAAGAATTGATTGGGCTTATAAATTCTTTTGTAGTTGCTGCATAAgttgaagttaaaaaaaaaagttaatattaTGGTATGTATTACATGTTTTGATGAAGAAATCCATGCACACATTTGTTTCCAGTACATTTCTATATAATGCGTGTTCCAACAATCAAATAATTTAACAGCTTCTATGGAACATAAAATGTTTATTCCTTTTCACCTTTGTATTTGTGCAACCTTATAATTTCACATTGGACAACTTGACAGCTTAGTGCATATGTGGGTTTGTCTGTAGCTTATGcattaatataatgaaaatgtattTCTCCTATTGAGAACATACAGTTGGGTATGAAACTCTAGTTATGAAGTTAGAGAAGCTAAAAATTGGTCAGTACAGGGCTGAGCCTATTTGAACTGTTGAAATATTTTACCTGCTTTCGAGAACCTATTCTAGTGATAACTAGTGTTTCCTATATAATGAGTAAATCTCTGATTTCAAAATAATAGTCAAATGTTTACTTATTTTAGCTTACTAAGAAGAATATGCAAGGGAGACATGCAAATTGTATATGCAAGTTCCTGGGGATGCTTGGGTTGTCTTGACACCTACCATGTTCAAGGGTTCCATGAGATGTCCTCAGATTTGATGGTGGTGTATTTAGCTGTAAAGATCACTTTTTAAAAGAACGCAACAAATACTAAGTAGAGATTCCATAGGAAACTTTGGCGGTTACAGTTTTGGGGTTCTTAGATATGTGAGATGAACGTAATGCTAGAGTAACTGGTAATGTCCTTTTGCTCATGCCTGATATTTATGGACATGTGTGACAGGTTTTGATACATCAATCATTTGCGGAAATATACCAATTAATAATAGTAGATGTTTAAAGTTGTGAGGGAGTGGAAGGTTCATGAGCAGAGAATATGGGTTGGAAGTTTTATTTATGTGCTAGATAGTGTTGAAAGGGGAAAATGAATTTACCAACAAAGAATAGGTTAACCATAGAAGTCTGACTTAAGAAAAGAATGGCAGCATTTTGTGAAGTCTCTAATTTTCTATATTTGAATCAAGTAAAACAGAGGCAAAGAGAATTTATAACAATGGTTTCTAATGAGCATGTAATGGAGACGAATGTTTACAGGTGTGGTGCTTCAGGATGGACTCAGAAGACTATGCAAGAAAGTTTGGGAAGTAGGAATTGAATATATAGTAGTTTTAGCTTTAGACCCCGTTAAAATATGTGAAATAAGGAAGTTAAATGCAAAATACTGAAGGTTAAATGACTCACAATCTGTTTGTGAAAAATGTGAAAATTGCTTCTCTTGTGTTAAATGACTCAATCTGTTATGTGAAAATTGCTTCTCTTTTGGTTGGTCTTGGGAGTATTATTAATGAAAGAAATCATAGTTGACTCTTCAGTCATAAGTGCTTGATCATGTGACAAAATATTTTTTCGTAAATTTGTTCACACATCCCGATTGGGACAATGTCTGATCATTCTGCTATGGTTAAGTAGTTAGTTGGACTAGAAAGCATCAGCTGAATGCATATGAGACTGTTCAGGAGTGCTGATTGGGTGGGCAAAGATTTTTTTATCACAAACTTGTTCAAGAGCCTGATCGAGGCACGTTTGGTGGCTGATCATTCTCCGATAATTGGGTTGTTAACTGGACCTGAAAGCATCATCAGGATACATATGATACTGTTCAGATCACCCTTGTTGCCTCTTACTTGATGGTCCAATAGAAAGGTTGCCAGATAAAGACATACTGTAGTGTACTTGAAATTATCCTCtttggacttttttttttctttgctgaCAAAGGCACATCAAATCAGTCAGCCAGATTACTAGGAAGAGCATAAGATTACATCAACAAGCGACCTGTTTGGAGACCAAATCAAATACTGCACACTCATGATGGGACAGGTGGAAATGGTCTAACAGTGCATATTTGCTTGATTTTAGGGATCTGTTTGGGGCCAAAGTTTGATGTACCGAATCTACCACTcagtatgggtggtacgtacTACTTCGACAAAGGATcagtatgggtggtacgtacTACTTTGACAAAGGatcagtatgggtggtacatcggTACATCCCAGTAAATCATGTGTCAGTACACTTGGTACGGTTTGATATAGCTCAGTACGTATCGTACCAATAGTTAGTCGGGATAACAGTATGGACTGGTAATACGAACCTGCATTTTCCATTTTGTGCAGGTATGCACTTAGTGTTCATATTTCACAACAAAATGATCATTTAGGTAACAGAGAGTATCATCTAAAACTAGGTATCTGCTATATTCCTTATTATCCAGACCAAGTTCAAGGCATCACAATAGGGGTTTTATTTTCATGGTATTTCAAGTGGTTTAGCATAATTGTGATTTTGGATTTATGATATGGgctgatttttcttgtgatgaatgtTGGTAGTATATCCTATGTTAATATCTTTTGCCTTGCGGACTGAATTGTCTGATTGAACTAGAAGTTTGGCATTTAAGTATTTCTCTCAACTTATATTGATAATAATATGGCCATTGTTATTAGGTCATTCTTACAAACAAGGGGAGAAAATAGACAGTTTCGTATTTGGTGCTGATCCTGGTTTGCCGCCGCTAGAGTTCAACCCTTCTGAGGAGGCCCTCGAGGGAAATCAACGTAGCACAGCCTACCGCTGCAAGAAATGCCGGAGGATTGTTGCATTGAAAGAGAATGTTGTCAGCCATGTGGCCGGTGAGGGGGAGACGTGCTTCGAGTGGCAAAAGCGAAAAGCCAGTAACCGGGCTAATAATAGATTTCAGGAGCAACAGTGTTCATCCTTGTTTGTTGAACCCTTGAAGTGGATGACATCAGGTAAATTCATTTCAGAGTTTTACAGTCGTGCGTGTATTTCAAAATCATAGTCCTTTATTTGTTGAACCCTTGTTTGGAATTATTTACTCGGTTTTGATGGTGTTTCAGTGGAAGAAGGTGCACTGGAAGGAAAGCTATCATGCGTGCATTGTGAGGCACGCCTCGGATACTTCAACTGGTCCGGCATCCAATGCAGTTGTGGTAGTTGGATCACCCCTGCCTTCCAGATTCATAAGAGCAAAGTTGATATTAGCACGGTGTAGTTGGTGCTTTGCTTCTCGAGGCACTTACTCTCCTCGGTACTGCACGAATTACTTGTACCCTTGTAAATGAATGGAGCATTGTTTTCATGAGAGCTGGTCGTTTGTTGTTGATTGGTGTATAGAAAATATATGACTTACAGAGAATATATATTGTATCATCACAAGCTCTTCATTTCTATGGTTACAGAAAAACATAACTCAAAGAGCAGAGTTTTGGTTCGCGGCTCTCTGGCCCTGCTTCGCCTCGGTCAGCCAAAAATGGGGACAATTCGGGGGAAAttcaatcaaataaaaatattatgacatAGGTGACTAAGGTTCAAGTCATGTAAACATCTTCTTAGATCATCCTGAAATCGGCAAGAGCCTTGGGAAATGTTATGGAACCCTATCGTGTATGTGATAAAAGACTTATTTCTAGAAGTTAATTACCCTATATTTGAGATTGAATTATATGTGTTCAAATTTTCGATCGTGAGTTTAAAAGGCATAGTCTTATGCTATTTTGTCTCTTAGCTACTCCATTAAATATAACATGAATTTATATATATCTTAGATCAATTATTTAAGTAAAATAAAAagattgatgaatatattattcataaagtaaagaCAATATGATTAAGATGATAGGAGTATCATAGACCTAGTTGATTTTGCTTAAATTGTATAGTACCTTTATGTATCAATATATGGATACGTAAAATCTTTTTATGGTCCCATAGGAGACGAGTTACAAGCATTTAACTTAAGAtcccataaaaaaatatttcaataaatacttaataatataaattataagcaATTTTCATGCATAGCCTTTGCTATTAGTGACTCACGGGAGAACATAATCGACACAAGCCTTATAATGTAATAGTAAAGGTCATGGATGAGTGTTACGATctgttttttttatcttatcgATCAATGGAAATTACTTGGAGAATACAAAAGTATTGAAGAAAGTGATCAAAAGAGATAGCTATCTAAAATTAAGCACCGATTAAAATTGAGGTGGACTCGTAGGAATGTCATAGTGCCACAAAGGCGAATTTACCGATCGTGAATAGGGACACATGGTAGGTAACAAATAATATGACCATAGGCATGGAAGCATCATAATATTGCAAAGGCGAGACTTCAGTGAGGATATCGAtcctttgctctcatggaggAAGAGCATATGGTCGTGAAAAGGATCGTGAAAAGGACCGAGGAGGTGGAAAATATAAAGACAAATTTCAAATACTAATACAAGACAGAAGAGTAGAGGTTATGAAACTTCGTAAGATCGATGTCGAagggcttctcatcaaaataggcCATAGTGTGAGACTTCAAGCCAACGTGGGAGTGCTCGACTAACGAACGAAGTAGACAGTACGCGATATTGTACCCTTTCTACTAAAAAGAGTTGGTAATAATAATGATGGAGAATATGATACAATCATAAAGGTGACCAAAACTAGTAGAGACTAGAACTCAACTAACCCCACATTAGAGTCAGAGTTATTAACAAGTTGAAACAGAATAGATGGATCAAAATTTGACTACTAAACAACAACGACGAAGAGTAGTTGGGAGTCAAGAGATGTGTTGTAGCTAAAGCAAAGGATTGAATATTCAACTAAGGTAAGAAAAAATAATATCCACAAAAACTTTGACAAGGACATTAAAGGAATAAGTAGAAGAGGATGTCATGGACAAGTCTGTACACAAGGTGTTAGGTGTTCAATGTAATATTTCTACATGTTTGTATCTTTCGATTTTATTTATACTTTATACAGTGTGTAGAGAGCTTGTAGTAGGTTGGACAACCCTATTTTAATTTGTTTTTATGACTGTTTCAATTCTTTACACATAGATTGTATGGTCATCATGCAAGGGTAAAATTGctcaaaaacatatcatccaaaaAGTATCAACTAGTACAACTTAGAGTTATCCGAATGACATGGTTGGATAAACTTTTGAAGTATTAACTATGGTTGGTACGTTGTTATGTTATGTAATTGTATCATGTGAATATTTTTGGAGACTTTTGATCGCGATGAACCACATTGGATTCTTTATTGTACGATCATTCAAAACTTACAAaaatttgtaatttacattatctatCGAGTGCTtgctaaaatatatatatatatatatataaaaccccAAGTTAAACATTTCTTCTAACCCTTCTCTTTTACAGTTAGGAGATCTTAGAGGTTACGAAACAATTGGGCAAGGATTATGCACTTAGGCAAAACCGGCTATTATCGTAGCAAACACTTATCAATATCAAGTTGATTTTCTATATAATaaagaaattttaatattaagAGTCACCTGACAATCGGCTAAATAGATGAATCATTTGTCAATAGTTTGTCGAACATACAGAACCTCAACGAAACtaaaattataaagataaaaTGGTAGAAAGGCAGATCATATGGCCTAGAAGCAAGTTTAGTCGACGGATCTGCAGAAAAGTTAAGCTCCCCAGTCAAGATAACATAATCATCCAAAAACAACAGCGTAAGTATAAACAAAAATATCTTCTCATGAAATCATTTAAAATGGAGAATGGAAATTTTTTGTCAACAAAATTTGAGTCAAATAAATCCTGATAATCACATTGTCAGGCAATCAAATCATTAGCTAAAAACTACTGGCAAAAGATATTTCTTTAGTCAAAACAAAAAGAGATACGGGGCAGATGTAGCTCAGGTGCCAAAAAGGAGTTGGAAATGGATCCacttaaaataaaagaaataaggtTTGGGCAACAACATCTGATGGTGGATTTCTTGTCAGATAATAGTTATCCTATGTTAACTTCCTAACAATCAATATCCACCGAGAAAATGCCAGCATTTACATGATGTAGCTGATGCATTTACTACCCTTTTTGGTGAACAAGCAGCtttagagtaaaaaaaaaaaaagagaaagaaaacagTTGGAATGACCTCAGAAGAAGGCTGATCCAAATTCCTCAGAGTAGGACTCGAAAAGATATAATAGCACCCCAGCTTGATGCAAAAGAAGAATTCTGTTCAGTATTCTTTTATAGTGCCAGCAGATTTAAGTAGCAGAAGGATGTAATAAAGGTCTGTAAATGATCATGCAGTTGCATTTTATTGCTCAATGCTGCTGTATGACTCTTGAGTAGTAGTATGTGAATCGTTTTATGATGTCACTGATCCATCAAGTCATGCATTTCCTTTAGCACAATAGCCGAATCAGAGATACGGACCAAGTGGTATAACCCCTCCCAGG
This DNA window, taken from Musa acuminata AAA Group cultivar baxijiao chromosome BXJ3-7, Cavendish_Baxijiao_AAA, whole genome shotgun sequence, encodes the following:
- the LOC103992462 gene encoding uncharacterized protein LOC103992462, with protein sequence MPYLVRDRLFFGDIKAAAEVLEKGSAEITHVLSLLSSASISFFSGWRADMCIPAEEIKKVFVGAEGSPRKSLAPEKLLYSLEHAGPELKLVRMAVPLKDTEDEDLLDYLDACLDFIDQGRKEGSVLVHCFAGVSRSAAVITAYLMRTEQKSMEDALESLHEVCDLVCPNDGFLDQLSLFEEMGFKVDTESPIYKRFRLKILGHSYKQGEKIDSFVFGADPGLPPLEFNPSEEALEGNQRSTAYRCKKCRRIVALKENVVSHVAGEGETCFEWQKRKASNRANNRFQEQQCSSLFVEPLKWMTSVEEGALEGKLSCVHCEARLGYFNWSGIQCSCGSWITPAFQIHKSKVDISTV